ATACATACAACGCAGGAACCCTTGTGATGCATGGATTATATTATTCTTTGTTAATGCAGCTGAAATTCATATTTAAAGTACTTTTGTATCAGTTGACATCTTTAAATGAAATTCCAAATTTTTTACCATTATCGTTGAATTTTCTTGATATTGTAGTTTCTAATACCAGATATCTTAACTTGTAGGAGAAGAAGGCAGGTGCTCGCTACATTGGCTCAATGGTGGCCGATGTTCACCGCACCATCAAGTATGGAGGCATCTTCATGTACCCTGCCACAGCTGATGCTCCCAAGGGAAAGGTGAGTCCAGTGAAAACACTTGTATGGCTTTCTGTTGTAATTACAAGTAGTCTCAATAAGCAATGCAAATGTTACTGAAATCAACTAGATAAGCACTTTTGTCTTATGCTGCATATATTTTGTAGTGGTCTATGTCAAAATGCATTATTATCTATATAAATTTGTAACAGGCATTCACAGTTACTTGGATCAAGTTAACCAGACAGTTGTGTATTAAGATGAATTTTGAATGTTAACAATGTAACCATTGTGTTTTCAATTCTCAGCTGCGTCTCCTCTACGAGTGTAACCCGATGGCCTTCCTGGTGCAGCAGGCAGGAGGCAAGGCCACCACAGGGAAGATGCCCATCCTTGGTGAGTCTGACATGTTCAAACTGTCATCTGTCAGTCAGCTGTTACTATATGATTACATCCTTAATAAGGCAAGTCTGAGCATGTGAAGtcccttattcttattctctgtTCCATCTTTTCAGACATTATGCCAACAGACATCCACCAGCGCACACCCATCTTCCTGGGCTCTGCTGGTGATGTGCAGGACATCATTGATCTGTACAAAAAGCATGGCTTGTAGTACACCTGTGATCGAGAACATGAAATatttgaatgactgaatgattttAACTGTTACTTGTTATTTTATGCTTCATGTTGCAAGCAATGCAAGATGTTCCGAATTCTACTCAGATATGCAGGTAAAACTATGTATGGCAGGAGGTACCTAAAGGTGCTAGTAAGAGTATTTTTGTAATACATCTATGCACAGAGACCtatattttccatctttttgttTACACATAATGATCAGTCAAGTGAAGTATTTTGTGCCTCTATAGTTCCAGTCATTTCCTCATGTGAAAAGCATATGTCCTCTTCCACATATAATTAACATTTTGTTTGGTACTTTGGGAGGAGTCCTTGGAAGTTgaaattatttctttctccctcagcCTCAATATGCTCATCATGATCACTGTGGAGAAACATTTTGGCTGAAAGGCACAGGTGGCATATAAGCCTCACTAGAGTAGTGAGACTTTACACATTCCTTCCCCACAGACTGAATGTTATCACATACTGACTCAGGAGTAGAGCACTTTAAAGTATTGTCTGCACTGTGAGATGTACAAGGGAtccgaaaagaaaaggaagtgacaCTTTTCATGGGACATCCATCTTGTTCTGTTTTAAAGTACTAGATGGTTGTGGCATGTAATGCACATACTTTTTCATGACCTAAAGCAGTGGGAAGATTGTTACTGCATAGCAGTGGTGGCTATTGAATTCAGAGGCATTTTAGGATGTGATGGGTGGCCTCCTGCAGTGCCTGCTCTTCGTCAAGCCTATCAATGTAACAGAGTCCCATTGTGCCTTGCCCTGCACAAATGCTTCTTGTCAAGTAAATCGCTGGTTATCTCCTCTACCTGTGCCACGATTCTTCTGCTCTGCTCTTATGTAATGCTGTTATGGAGAATAAAAGGTTATAATGATACAAGACTTTGAAAGGAAGGTTTGAAAATTCTATGCTTGTAAAAGTAACTGTGTTCATACAAAATTCCCCATGTTATATAACAAAATTGAGAGGTATTGTTGAGGTGGCTTAGTGACCCCACAATCCAGCTTTACCATCCCCATCACACCAACCAGGGTCATGTATTAGTGATACACACTATGCAATGCTCACACTACTAAAATTTTGTTGTGAACAAAATATAAATCTTACATGTGCTACAAATTGCTTTACTTGTGTAATCCTCTTAAATTATTTAATGGAATGAGAACATTACACAATCATGTCAACACATAACCTTAGCCTGGTGGCCCACAGAGCTGTGGGTCTCATTAAAATAGGAACTCAATTCATAATTTTTTCTCATTGTAAATTTAAAATTTCACATTACCTATAATTTACTAATACAACTCCTAAGGAGCAAGAATTAAATCTTCACATTTTTTAAAGTAACTTTACACCACACGTTTAAAGCTTTGAACAAAATTTTCATATATAATGACATTGAATGGATCCAGTGTAAATGGCCAGATCAGTGTGGCATCTTGACTTGGAGCCACTGCACTCACTGTACCTTTGCACATTCATCATGTTCTCATGAACCAAGAGCAAAGCCAAGTCTGCCAGCACCCTGTACATTGGAACACATCAGGTTGGTATTAAAGTCAcaagtaaaaaataaggaatcacATTTCAATTTCACAGTCACATCCACACCTGTGTCCTACACACTTAGAAGTGCTGAACCTGACTGAAGCTTCACCTTACACAAGGGTGCATAGATCCTGGTGAGTAAACTGATGAGTCAAACACCCATCCTTCTGGCCTCCCACTGGAAAATATAGCCAGAGGGGACTGAAGAAAACAACACGTCTCCTACAATAAAACTTCTAATTTGTTTCCCACTCCGTATACACACATTAAAAAATTCTAAAAACAACCTAATACCACTCACTCAGTACAGACTAtgatacacacaaaaacattttGTATGAAACTGAGGTGCTCTCCCTGGAGCAAGATATGATTGCACAGACTTTGTTTATTCACACCAAGTCCTGTCAGTTGTCAGGCTTTGGTGTTTTCACAGGTATCTTTTCAGCCATCACCAGCATCTCAAAAATATTAAAGTGACAATTTATATTTCAATATCTGGAAGAGAAAACCATTTTTCACAAGATTTAGAATATGTAAAATACATTCTTTGAGTAAAAGTTTTTGGACAAGTTCAATCTTACAATTTTTAACAACCCTTAAGTTACATGCTTTGGCACAAAAATGACAATTCCCCAATAAAGCCACAAGGACACAGTGGATCTTCAGAGCTGGACCTTCAGATGAAGCTCCATGAGGTGTGGCCACGCTGCCCTTcacttccctgcctctctgTGCGCTGACAAACTCTCACACAAACACCTTACAACCTTACTGTGTACTTTTATGAATctggaacaaaacaaaacacagttAGATTCTCCGAAATATAGGTACAGGATCTACTCAACACATACTTTCCTTGGCCTACACTTGTTCCCTCTCTGATGACATTACCATGTATGAAGAAAGGGACTAAATaaaatgttaagaaaataagaaataatatccATCCTTCTGGTAAAAACTCATTTCTCTCCAGCagtaaaaaatacaagagactaTACAGATTTGTTGAAGCCATCATTTTAGTACAGTATTATAATATCCCACATCACTCCCTTATACACAAGCCTctacacttgagagagagagagagagagagagagagagagagagagagagagagagagagagagagagagagagagagagagagagagagagagagagagagagagagagagagagaaaattaaataaaatacaactagCCACCCATTGAGGTAACAGGTGTAAGAGTAAATTTGATAAGATTAGCACAATGTTCCTCTTATAACTCTACCTTATCATTTGCAGGTAAGGGAGctcattaattttgtttactACTCTCTCAGTTACTCCGCTTAGCTTATTCAATTACAATACACATGTCCGGTAAAAGTTAGTAATAATGAACTTCTACTCATCCACTCACCATCAGGTAGTTATTTGTACCATGGCTGACTGCACTCCCTTCACtcagccttctcctccttatcttctttttcttctccttttctccatctgcCTCTCCATCAGCACTTGTTGCCTCCTCAGTCTCTTTTGCTGGTTCTTCCGTTTCTGCTGgagcttcattttcctcctcctctttgtcctctgccttttcgtttgtttccttagtctcttcttccttctctactttctttgtttcctcttcttccttcttttcctcttcttcctcctcctcctcctcttcctcagcagctggttctttcttctcctcagttttttttGGCGGCCTTCCTCTTCGTCCAGCTGGTCAATAAAGTAACATATAGTGAAAtgtttcattgagagagagagagagagagagagagagagagagagagagataaactacTGTACATTTTCCgaccaaaaagaaaataacaataacaagaaaatcatCAGAACAGGTATCATCTAAGATTTCACTCAGGAAGTAGGTTTCATCCCCATCCTATTCTCTTACAGTGACATCCTACAAGACTTTAAACACCTACGTTTAACAATACTGCTAATCTACAAAACCAGTTTTAATCCCTCCGGCCTCTTTTCTCCCCCAGGGACTACGTATCATATTTCACAATACCACAAAGTCCCTGTCATGTCGTATATTGTAACACGTGGTATGGTAATTCAATATGGAACCCACACAAGAATGATATGGATCCTTAAACATTACCCCAATGCCTACCAAGCCCACAAAAAGTCCTTGATTCTGATACGTTGGGACTCATATTGATTTTTCAAGTGCGTTACATAATTACTTtagcttttatatattttctcatcAATCAAGTAGCATTCTTATCAACACCTTCCccattaatataaaaaagaacatccatgaaaatagcagtaacttccactacatacTGTCATGAAatacgcacgagagagagagagagagagagtgtgtgtgaagctGTCCTTACTTCCTGGGGTGGGcgccttcttccccttcttggCGGGTGGTGTGTACACGTCCCCTCTGATGGACGCCCTCGTCCTCCTGCGGCCCGGCGTCTCCTTATCCTCAAAGCCCATCTCCTTCAGTAGTGCCTCGCCTTCCGCTGTGGCTCGTGAGGCCATACTAGTTCGGTTTTTTCTCTGTAAAAATGTTGTGCGTAGAGAAGTTAATTATCGTCCCTTTCGACATCAAAGTAATGTTATGGCATGAATTACGGTGATGCGTTAACTCTTCCCTATATCCTGATGCAGATTGTTGCTACAGATAGTGATTCATATGGAAAGGGGTAAAAAAGTGCAACACTTATTCTGGAAACTTTTAAGGTAATTATGGGGTACAGGGTAACGATGCAATGAGTATGGTGAAGCTGTCCTGTCCGGACGGATGCAGCggtaaggaatctctctctctctctctctctctctctctctcacctagcgTGCAGGCTGACATGCGATTCCTCAAACACTTTTGATCCGGTTTAAACTGACACAAATTACACATCTTAGGGCCAGGTGACACTACGATGAGATGTATTTGGTAAGCATGATAAAGCAAAGATGACTATTGTGTTGCCGCCTACCGTGATGGAGCGCCTGCCGCCCGCCGGCCCCCACCACTAGGCTAGGCTACCCTCCAGCCGGCGGCGGGACACGCCTCCTCACCGCTCTCAACCTGCCTGGGTTGATGTTGAACAAGCCACTCTTGGTCATTAATTTACCGACTATTGCATTACTTATCACTCTCCTAAACCAATAACTTATATAAATATCATGAAAAGATATCAATACATTTTCCCTAACCTAATATTCCGCGCACAACTATGCACGGTACTACATACAGAATTCTTTGTAAATATGCATTGATTCCCACTCATAGCATCCCATGATAGTGACAAGCCTCAAGCTCAAGTCTGTGGATCTTTCGTGCTGAGTAATAAAGCTGAATGCCTACGCAGTTCGCAAGTCTCATCGCCACAAAACCAGTCTAGCCTGGAGCCGCCGCCCGTCAGCCACACGCTGCCTTGCAATGCTCATCACGATGATCCTTGCCACTGCCAATCCTACACAAAATATCCTCATTCTAATCTGCTATCCTTTTAAATATGATGCAGCATGgaaatacgtaaacaaaacgtTAAATTCCGACTCATTCGTCAGTGGTGAGGGTAACGTGGTGGCACCTATGCAGTTCAGTGGCAGCGTAGATGCAGCGTATCGGCAGTAACGGGAGCAACCAGTGTGTGTTGGCGCTAGATCAATACTCCATGAGGCTGCCGACATCTTGCTGCTTCGCTCAGGCAATCCAGCGTCACCTCACACTTATGATGATGGGGGTTTCCTGCGCCTCACCCATCTCGCCACGTTCTCATGCCTTCAGCTACTGCTGACACACTTGCAAGTCATCACAATGTAATATTAAAGTAGTGTTTGCATCTCAAGAGTTGGCATGGCTTGGTTCTGCATCGAGGTCTCACCGCAGGTGTGCGAACCTGGACACAGCCACGTCCCAGGCCACAGATGGCACACTCCGACGCTGGTTAAATATAGTGTTCATTGTTGACTCCCAAGAAAGCACTTGGCGGCCTGCCCTCCAGTATACACGTAACAACAAGCTTTTGTATCTCAAGACTTTCCGCAAATATAGATTCTTATTTCAGGTACATAGttaactaagaaaataaataaaacaaataataataataatctgaaATGTCAACACCACTTACTCACTAGGTTTTACCAATGGAGGTAGTCGAAGTGTGCGAATTGGAATAGTAACTTCCCTGGCCTCCCACAGCTGCTGGTAACGCCAAGCTCCGGTTTCAAGCTTAGGACAAACTGTAAAGAGCTCTGTAACCCGTCCACACACAAAACCCGGGTGCCTCttcagcgacacacacacacacacacacagtatcaagCTACAGTTCCAGCAAGCTTGTCTACGTCGCGTTGAGCAAAGTAGGAAAATAATCCTTACAGTATATAGTCATCAATGTTTCGACTAacccagtatatatatatatatatatatatatatatatatatatatatatatatatatatatatatatatatatatatatatatatatatatatacacacacacacacacacacacacacacacacacatatatatatatatatatatatatatatatatatatatatatatatatgggttggtgggtgatggaaaaaactcaggagtagcaggagtattcctgagtttctttccatcacccaccaacccacctgttccatatatatatatatatatatatatatatatatatatatatatatatatatatatatatatatatatatggtaatcGCAGCTAGTCTCGAGGTAAATATTCTTTATTCTACCCTAAAGAATTAACAACTGAATGAGAGACGGAAAGGCTAACTTTTCGAACCCAGATATCATGGAAGGGTACAACAGGGGTGACTGGCAGCGGaggatgcagcagcagcagctggctAGAGCTGCGGCAGCGAGCAAGTTGTGTCGGTTGGCGGGACGCGGGGGGCGAGGGAGAGAGCGCTGCCTTCCCCTTGCCTTTCGCGTCTTTTCAACAGTTTTCGATTGCTGACAAGTTAGGTTCCGCAGCGGATTCTATGAGCGACAGATCACAGCCGGGCGATAAGCTAAGGATCGCGGCAGAGCAGCGGCACCACAATATCTCTAGATAGTGAAGGGTGGCGTCAGGCCCGGCAGGCGGCAGCTGACATCACCCTCCCTGCGGCTCCCCTGCTTGCTGTTACTCTGCGGAACGGCGCTGAATTCCTGCCAGACATGTGCTAGTTGAGGTCGGCAGTCACTCCTGACACCAGCCATGTTGCATGCATCAGCAATGACGGGGGAGCTGTCGCGTTGCCAAGAATGTGCTGCTTTTGTTTCTTCGAAAAGAATGACTTCTCTTATGTTATTTCTGGCAGTATCTACCATGATGACTGTTAAAATGCTGTGCCCTTGCCTCCACGACCTTTGTCTTGAGtatgcataaaaaaattaaacgtCTGACAATAATCACGTAGCTTCCAGAGTATGCTTCCCTGTAAACTTATAAAGCTACATGGCAATACCGTCCTCAACCAGTAAATTCATGCACAGAAATTGTCCTTGCAACACACCCTAACTAGAACTGCACTAAGCGTTCTGCTTCCACTCACTCTTAAAACAACTCCATACCTAGATGTACTcgcgacaattttttttttttttattattattattatttttcttaggcACCCACGGCACCTCGAGGCCAGCAATCGACCACAGCCCGCTCTAACCGTTTCCCGCCGTTGCATGAATAATCTAAAGAATTATTtcacaattttccttcttcattcagcCGTAACGCACCAAATGCGCATCGCACACCTTTCCACGTCTATTAAGTTCTTCATATTGAAATATGGTACATAAAGGAAACATTTTTGGCGGGAATTTCTTAGATCAGGTGGCGGGAAATTTGGTTTTCAAACATCCAAGAGCGGATTGATCAAGCAGAGTCGCTCGCCATTTTGGCCGTCACAGGCTCCCTTCAAAACTACAATTCCGCCCTTCGTTCACggtaataagaaaaattatctTGCCCACGCAGTCTTCTAGACCCACAGAATACCTGTAACTGAGAAACACTCCTTATCTATGGCGGGCAGAGGAAGACTTTAATTTTGAAGGAAAGCTTGTTTGGCCGTATTTGGCGAGCAGCTTCACTTGGTCTCTTCTGAGCTGGGGGGAAcgttttaaaatatttttcgGTCTTACCTCAGTGGGGAGAGCAACGTTATTCTCAGCTGGTGGAGTGGTGGCGTCGTCCGACATTATGGGAAGGGTTTGGTTGCTTAAATCCTTGAAACAAACGCGGAGGCGAATTTTGAAGTGTGGCTGGCTGGGGTCTGCCGcgcggagtggtggtggtggtgggcgggggTCACGTGACACCGCCGTTCCTGCCACCACACCCCCGcccctgcctccaccaccaccaccactccgccCCTATCAAGGCTCTCCTCACCACACCGacactttatttattatatatatatatatatatatatatatatatatatatatatatatatatatatatatatatatatatatatatccttcttcctctaccgTTCCTGCCACCACACCCCGcccctgcctccaccaccaccaccactccgccCCTATCAAGGCTCTCCTCACCACACCGacactttatttattatatatatatatatatatatatatatatatatatatatatatatatatatatatatatatatatatatatcccttcttcctctaccaccattaccactacctcgTTCCCATAGTGGTTCTCtacagcacttttttttttttttccctcgattCCCCTCCGTTTTTACACGTCGTCCCAGTAACATCCATCTCGCTGAACAGGGTCTCTTCTTTTTAACCCTGGCtgacatcactaccaccaccattagcgtttccttgtctattttttttttttttttttgtctccttcgcCAATGTCGTTTGATCTCCCGTCCTCCCCACATCCTTCACACTCATGAAGTGGTGTCCTACGTATTTCCTTATTACTAATCAATTTGTCGGAGTCCTTTCTGAAATATGTCCCATGTACTtacattcttttacttttttgtattccttcccgttttttttttcacgcagagagagagagagagagagagagagagagagagagagtttcacaaTAGTCTTTCCTTTATGTAAATGCTGGAAGTTCATGTGTTGTTATAGATATCATTTCCTTTCCAATCAAAAAATTCATGGATGTTATATAGAGGTTGAGCGAATAGCGTACCACGTGTTTCATATCCCACGCTGCCTGTAGTACAAACTGCAGACGACTGAAGGAATGGTGGGAACGTGGAATAGATGAGAAGGAAACATAGGATATAATAGACACCTAAGATATAACAAACATGTTAGTGTGGTGGGGAAAGGGTTAAATAAAGTTCCAGAGTGGGACGTGCAGCTGCACACGTGGTCTAGTGACTGGTGACGCACTCCACTATAGACGGAAAGATAGCCCACGCTACCCACTACCCACTTGTCCtcgtgcgtgtgcatgtgacGGAAAGTACGAGAAATGAATAACATGACTGCGGAGGGAAGGGTCAGGCAGGCTACGTGACTGGAATTAAACTTTTGttatgaaagagaagaacagcATTTATGAACATTCTATGGCAGCAGCGCCCTGGAAACGAGATATAGCATATAGTAAACCAAGAAGACACTTGAGCAATGTATGATAGGAGCACTGACGTGTGGCTGCTATCACATTGTAGTATTTCTACTTAACCAGTCTTAATCTTTCATTTCCGTGTTTCTTCGGTTGCTTATTAGAAATACTGCCGTAGATCTTACATTACTACATTACTATTTTCTTGACAGTATTGAATACAAGACGGCAGTACACGCTTGCAATACACAAAAACAGTTATATTAAATCTAACTACCTAAAACCACTAACACTGCTGGAGTTGACAGGACACAGGCATCCGAAGTTTATCCTTATCAGCAGCCACTCGAAGCTATTGACATCTGTGCTGGTATTGGCTTTATGCTCGAACAGAGTTGTGTACTCTTATCATACACCTTGCTCTTGTTCCCAGGAGAGGGGTGATGGAAGCGGCGCGATCACTGCTCAatatggccacacacacacacacacacagaaagatagGAATGTAAgtattttttgttccttccaCTCCCACTCCCCTAGAAGTCGTAAACAAATATCGTCAGTGGCTGTGAGCGTATGGATGGAATAAAATACGTTAGTTGTGCTCTACGCTCTTCAtgccatgtaaaaaaaaaaaaaaaaaaaatcccagaaTAGCAAAGTCTTTGGGAGTTCATTACATAAGGATCAGGGTCAGATACGTCCGTTGAGAACCCACTGCCACTCGAATAATGCAATACCCACTAATTCTTTATCTCACAAAAGGCGTAGTGATGCCATATAACTGTGACTAACTTCTTTATCTATATGAATTTCACGGACGATACAAGTAAAATAATACggacaggaaaaacaggaatgtGGAAACGTTACTAGATACAAAGGACAATGTAGTTGGGTTTCCAtcgcttcttttttcttccttctatcattcGTACTTTGAATTCCAAGTTCAAGCATACATTGCAGTTAtcgtccttcgttttctttcagtggCAATGCTGTGAAAGTTTTAAGTTATCGTGCGTTACATTGGTGTGGCAACCGTGTTGTgggagatggaggggaagggaggggcagAGTTGTAAGTGACCACCTCTGTTGCCTTGACTCTTCACCCTCACGCTGGCCCCTGTGCTGCTGgactcttccttcccccccttcACTCCGGAACTTTCTCATCCACCTCTTGCCTCGCTTCTCCACTCATTCCtacctctaccctttcgctttTTTATTTCAACGGGAATTAATTGAttttcaatatttatttattatcaagtATATAAATACTCCATTCTAATACTTGTATATTATTTTAAGAATGTTTCACAGTTTCACTTCCATACTATTCATGATGGCGTTTGAAGAAAGGTTAAGTATGTTACACTGCAGGCTTGTATAACATGatacgggaagagagagagagagagagagagagagagagagagagagagagagagagagagagagagagagagagagagagagaagaatacggTAACTGGTTGTCGAAAGTCCAGCACATGATCAAAACCgtgaattaactttttttttttcaagaacctTGAAATCTATCGTTCGTTGAAATAAATCATTACTTACTGGATCAAGTGTGTTGCGAAAGTCACAGTACAACGACGCATAGCATGATAACAAggcatatctaaaaaaaaaaaaaaaaaaaaaaaaaaaaaaaaaacttaggcaACAGGTagagatgaataataataaaaataaaaataaacaaaatttttgcGCCCGTGGTGTCTGTGCAAGCATAGTCGGATATACCGTCACATCAATAATTTCAAGTCTAGTCAAACATCAAAagtggaaaagtgaaaaaaatgaagtgttgCATTATCGAGCTATATTGATGAACATAAGGTCGAGACacaaaataacactaataaaca
The Portunus trituberculatus isolate SZX2019 chromosome 30, ASM1759143v1, whole genome shotgun sequence DNA segment above includes these coding regions:
- the LOC123510820 gene encoding cilia- and flagella-associated protein 251-like isoform X2; protein product: MASRATAEGEALLKEMGFEDKETPGRRRTRASIRGDVYTPPAKKGKKAPTPGTGRRGRPPKKTEEKKEPAAEEEEEEEEEEEKKEEEETKKVEKEEETKETNEKAEDKEEEENEAPAETEEPAKETEEATSADGEADGEKEKKKKIRRRRLSEGSAVSHGTNNYLMIHKSTQ
- the LOC123510820 gene encoding cilia- and flagella-associated protein 251-like isoform X1, with translation MSDDATTPPAENNVALPTERKNRTSMASRATAEGEALLKEMGFEDKETPGRRRTRASIRGDVYTPPAKKGKKAPTPGTGRRGRPPKKTEEKKEPAAEEEEEEEEEEEKKEEEETKKVEKEEETKETNEKAEDKEEEENEAPAETEEPAKETEEATSADGEADGEKEKKKKIRRRRLSEGSAVSHGTNNYLMIHKSTQ